From a single Phragmites australis chromosome 7, lpPhrAust1.1, whole genome shotgun sequence genomic region:
- the LOC133924419 gene encoding C2 and GRAM domain-containing protein At5g50170, with product MRLYVYVLEARGLPAPRPRHGLFYAKVTVGRKQRFRTQAVEAGPGPGGAAAWNEEFVFAVGAGEEREEEVEVAVARRRREGRGREVVGRVTLPVPAAAAAAAPGERRSVPPRWFTLQPPEHRRRKGGGGGGEDAAVDCGKILLTFSLYGEKNDNAVVHLSPSSNSRSDTDAEIEKSTYVEHPGSNGAVVDSPGSRDTDRTSLDNSDSSVQADSNSITEDDDLVVTSPATANGASDAEPMAPDASFEEAMEVVKSRSRPDMPEDLDGSIIFEHTYLVESKDLNHLLFGPDSQFFKDLREVQGTMDYEEQPWTWKSKDPTRLTRTCQYTKAATRFMKAVKTSEEQTYLKADDKNFVVMTRVRTPEVPFGNCFAVVLLYKIIHSTGLSSGEESTHLTISYNVEFIQSTMMRSMIEGGVRDGLKENFESFGEILSRHMKLADSVGMDKEQLLAPLQAEHRSDIRLAYKYFCNFTAISTVLIALYVFVHILLSRPGPLMGLEFNGVDLPDTFGELITSVVVVLLIERLLNMVSHFVQARVHRGSDHGVKANGEGWLLTVALLEATCLPPVSCGSVDPYVVFSCNGITRTSSVQLRIQKPQWNEIMEFDAMEEPPAVLDVEVFNFDGPFDLAISLGHAEINFLKHTSVELADIWVPLEGKLAQTCQSRLHLRVFLENTKGPDTSMREYLSKMGKEVGKKLHVRSPHRNSTFQKLFGLPHEEFLIADYACSLKRKLPLQGRLSVSARIVGFYANLFGHKTKFFFLWEDVDEIEVLQPSFTTVGTPSLLFILKSGRGLDAKSGAKSQDKEGRLKFQFHSFASFSNASRTIIGLWKTKSSAIEHRAKLEEDREDESSVDTDDVQAVLSIGDVLLSKEYTLEHPIDADLLMGLFDGGPLETRTMSRVGCLDYSATPWEHARPGVVERHVSYKFNRYMSIFGGEVVSTQLKFPAEDGEGWSIHDIVTLHNVPFGDYFRVHLRYNVQSVTPEAPSSRCEILVGIEWLKSSKFQKRIARNICEKLAHRAKEVLEVAGKEMASAVSG from the exons ATGCGGCTCTACGTGTACGTGCTCGAGGCGCGCGGCCTCccggcgccgcggccgcgccACGGGCTGTTCTACGCGAAGGTGACGGTGGGGAGGAAGCAGCGGTTCCGGACGCAGGCGGTGGAGGCGGGGCCTGGgcccggcggcgcggcggcgtggAACGAGGAGTTCGTGTTCGCGGTGGGCGCGGGcgaggagcgcgaggaggaggtggaggtcgcggtggcgcggcggcggcgggaagggagagggagggaagtGGTGGGCAGGGTGACGCTGCCCGTgccggctgccgccgccgcggcggccccGGGGGAGAGGCGGTCCGTGCCGCCGAGGTGGTTCACGCTGCAGCCGCCCGAGCACCGCCGGCggaagggcggcggcggcggcggcgaagacgCGGCAGTGGATTGCG GGAAAATTCTTCTCACCTTTTCACTTTATGGAGAAAAAAATGACAATGCTGTTGTCCACCTGTCCCCTTCTTCGAACTCCAGAAGTGACACCGATGCTGAAATTGAGAAATCAACTTATGTGGAACATCCAGGTTCTAATGGTGCGGTAGTTGATTCTCCAGGGAGTCGGGATACAGACCGGACTTCTCTAGATAACTCTGACAGTTCAGTACAAGCAGATTCTAATTCAATTACTGAAGATGATGATCTAGTCGTGACTAGTCCTGCAACAGCAAATGGTGCAAGTGACGCTGAACCGATGGCTCCAGATGCTAGCTTTGAAGAAGCTATGGAAGTCGTGAAATCTAGAAGTAGACCAGACATGCCGGAAGATCTTGACGGCAGCATCATCTTTGAGCACACTTACCTTGTGGAGTCAAAAGATTTGAACCATCTTCTATTCGGACCTGATTCTCAGTTCTTCAAAGATCTGCGTGAGGTGCAAGGAACCATGGACTATGAGGAGCAACCGTGGACATGGAAGAGCAAGGATCCTACTAGGTTAACTAGGACATGTCAATACACCAAAGCTGCAACAAGATTTATGAAAGCCGTCAAGACTAGCGAGGAGCAGACATATCTTAAAGCAGATGACAAGAACTTTGTGGTTATGACTCGTGTTCGTACTCCTGAAGTTCCCTTTGGGAACTGTTTTGCAGTTGTTTTGCTCTACAAAATAATTCACAGCACTGGGTTATCATCAGGTGAAGAAAGCACGCACCTGACTATATCGTACAATGTAGAGTTCATTCAGAGCACCATGATGAGAAGTATGATTGAGGGAGGTGTTCGGGATGGACTCAAAGAAAATTTCGAAAGTTTTGGAGAAATTTTGTCTCGGCATATGAAATTAGCCGATTCTGTAGGGATGGATAAAGAGCAGTTGTTGGCACCATTGCAGGCAGAGCACCGGTCAGATATCAGGCTTGCTTAtaagtatttttgcaattttacTGCCATTTCCACGGTACTAATTGCACTATATGTTTTTGTGCACATCCTTCTGTCGAGACCAGGCCCACTCATGGGCCTTGAGTTTAATGGTGTAGATCTACCTGACACATTCGGAGAGCTGATCACATCAGTCGTAGTAGTTCTTCTGATAGAGCGTTTACTGAATATGGTTTCTCATTTTGTACAGGCAAGGGTACATCGAG GAAGTGATCATGGGGTTAAAGCAAATGGTGAAGGTTGGCTGTTAACTGTAGCTCTGCTCGAGGCTACATGCTTGCCACCCGTTTCTTGTGGATCGGTAGACCCTTATGTTGTGTTCAGCTGCAATGGCATAACAAGAACCAGCTCTGTTCAACTTCGGATCCAAAAACCTCAATGGAACG AGATAATGGAGTTTGATGCCATGGAAGAACCACCTGCCGTGTTGGATGTTGAGGTCTTCAATTTTGATGGTCCATTCGACTTGGCAATTTCACTTGGACATgcagaaattaatttccttaaACACACATCAGTAGAACTAGCAGACATATGGGTACCCCTGGAGGGAAAACTTGCTCAGACATGTCAGAGCCGGTTACATTTGAGAGTATTTCTGGAAAACACAAAAGGACCGGATACATCAATGAGAGAATACCTGAGTAAAATGGGGAAGGAAGTTGGTAAAAAG TTACATGTTCGGTCGCCACATAGAAACTCAACATTCCAGAAGCTTTTCGGTTTGCCACACGAAGAATTCCTTATAGCAGATTATGCATGCTCCTTGAAAAGGAAGTTGCCTTTGCAG GGGAGGCTGTCTGTGTCAGCCAGAATAGTTGGTTTCTACGCCAATTTGTTTGGACATAAAACAAAATTCTTCTTTCTGTGGGAAGATGTGGATGAAATTGAAGTGTTACAGCCATCTTTCACAACGGTAGGCACCCCGTCGCTGCTGTTTATTTTGAAGAGCGGCCGGGGACTCGATGCCAAGAGTGGTGCGAAGTCCCAAGATAAGGAAGGGAGGTTGAAATTTCAGTTCCATTCTTTTGCATCGTTTAGCAACGCTAGCAG GACAATAATTGGTCTATGGAAAACGAAATCGTCAGCCATTGAACATAGGGCCAAACTGGAAGAGGATCGAGAAGATGAGAGCTCCGTCGATACTGATGACGTTCAAGCTGTATTGAGCATTGGGGACGTGCTTCTCTCAAAGGAGTATACTTTGGAACACCCTATCGAT GCTGATCTGCTCATGGGTTTGTTCGACGGGGGCCCCCTGGAGACGAGAACAATGAGCCGGGTCGGGTGCCTCGACTACTCCGCGACGCCGTGGGAGCACGCGAGGCCGGGCGTCGTTGAGAGGCACGTCAGCTACAAGTTCAACCGGTACATGTCCATCTTCGGCGGCGAGGTCGTCAGCACCCAGCTCAAGTTCCCGGCGGAGGACGGCGAGGGGTGGAGCATACACGACATCGTGACGCTCCACAACGTCCCCTTCGGCGACTACTTCCGG GTGCATTTGAGGTATAACGTGCAGAGCGTGACGCCGGAGGCGCCGAGCAGCCGGTGCGAGATACTGGTCGGCATCGAGTGGCTCAAGAGCAGCAAGTTCCAGAAGAGGATCGCGAGGAACATCTGCGAGAAGCTGGCTCACAGGGCCAAGGAGGTGCTTGAAGTGGCCGGCAAGGAGATGGCCTCGGCCGTGTCAGGCTAG